In the genome of Bryobacteraceae bacterium, one region contains:
- the rplA gene encoding 50S ribosomal protein L1, which yields MARKSGKKYAAAARQVETKQYTLEEAVPLVQKIKFAKFDESLEVHMRLGVDPKHADQMVRGTVVLPNGLGRAVRVLAIVGGDKVQEAKDAGADFVGGEDMVQKIQQESWTDYETVIATPDMMRSMARLGKILGPRGLMPNPKTGTVTTDVGKAVKEAKAGKVEFRVDKTGVIHAPLGKLSFSTDKLVENASTLINAVVRAKPSAAKGKYVKSVTVCSSMGPGVPLDVTEYNAKQA from the coding sequence ATGGCTCGTAAATCAGGCAAGAAATACGCCGCGGCGGCGCGTCAGGTGGAAACGAAGCAGTACACCCTGGAAGAGGCCGTTCCGCTCGTTCAAAAGATCAAGTTCGCCAAGTTCGACGAATCGCTCGAGGTGCATATGCGCCTGGGCGTGGACCCGAAACATGCCGACCAGATGGTTCGTGGCACTGTCGTCCTGCCGAACGGCTTGGGCCGGGCGGTGCGGGTGCTGGCGATTGTCGGTGGCGACAAAGTTCAGGAAGCCAAGGACGCCGGGGCCGATTTCGTCGGCGGCGAGGACATGGTGCAGAAGATCCAGCAGGAGAGCTGGACCGACTATGAAACCGTGATCGCGACGCCGGACATGATGCGGTCGATGGCGCGGCTCGGTAAGATTCTCGGTCCGCGCGGACTGATGCCGAACCCGAAGACAGGAACGGTGACCACCGACGTCGGCAAGGCGGTGAAAGAAGCCAAGGCCGGTAAAGTGGAATTCCGCGTCGACAAGACGGGTGTGATTCACGCGCCGCTCGGGAAGCTGAGTTTTTCCACCGACAAGCTTGTCGAGAACGCCTCGACGCTGATCAATGCCGTGGTTCGGGCCAAGCCGTCGGCGGCCAAGGGCAAGTACGTGAAGAGCGTAACGGTGTGTTCCTCGATGGGGCCGGGCGTTCCGCTCGACGTCACCGAATACAACGCGAAGCAGGCCTAG
- the rplJ gene encoding 50S ribosomal protein L10, translated as MKTRDQKQEQVDSLHEVLANTPHVFVAGFEKLTVTQDFELRKVVRAAGGTYRVVKNTLVEKAGAGTPAELVVKGLAGMTSIVYTNGDPVGLAKALTKYSKDNPTFTFKAGMVEGTAFDVKSIEALASMPSKEELYAQLLYVINAPAQRLVTAINGVGRNLAVVVDQGVKENKFSA; from the coding sequence ATGAAAACGAGAGATCAGAAACAGGAACAGGTAGATTCGCTTCACGAGGTGCTGGCGAATACGCCGCACGTGTTCGTGGCTGGGTTCGAGAAGCTGACGGTGACGCAGGATTTCGAGCTTCGGAAAGTGGTCCGGGCGGCGGGCGGCACATACCGTGTGGTGAAGAACACGCTCGTCGAGAAGGCCGGCGCGGGTACTCCCGCCGAGCTGGTGGTGAAGGGGCTGGCCGGGATGACCTCGATCGTGTACACGAACGGGGATCCGGTGGGGCTGGCCAAAGCGCTGACCAAGTATTCGAAAGACAACCCGACGTTTACGTTCAAAGCCGGGATGGTGGAGGGCACGGCCTTCGACGTGAAGTCGATCGAAGCGCTGGCGTCGATGCCGTCCAAGGAAGAGCTTTACGCGCAACTGCTGTACGTGATCAACGCGCCGGCGCAGCGGCTGGTGACGGCGATCAACGGCGTGGGACGGAACCTGGCGGTGGTGGTGGACCAGGGCGTCAAGGAGAACAAGTTTTCCGCCTAG
- the rplL gene encoding 50S ribosomal protein L7/L12, whose protein sequence is MADIQAIADQIQGLTLLEASQLVKMLEEKLGVSAAAAAVAVAAPAAGGAAAAPAAEEKTEFNVILVAAGANKINVIKAVREVTSLGLKEAKDLVDGAPKPIKEGVNKEEAEAIKKKFTDAGATVEVK, encoded by the coding sequence ATGGCTGACATTCAAGCGATTGCGGATCAGATTCAGGGCCTGACGCTGCTCGAGGCGTCGCAACTGGTGAAAATGCTCGAGGAGAAGCTGGGCGTGTCGGCGGCCGCGGCGGCCGTGGCTGTGGCTGCTCCGGCGGCCGGCGGCGCGGCGGCTGCTCCGGCGGCGGAAGAGAAGACCGAGTTCAACGTGATCCTGGTGGCGGCCGGCGCCAACAAGATCAACGTGATCAAGGCGGTTCGCGAAGTGACGAGCCTCGGGCTGAAGGAAGCCAAGGACCTCGTCGACGGCGCGCCGAAGCCGATCAAGGAGGGCGTGAACAAGGAAGAAGCCGAGGCGATCAAGAAGAAGTTCACCGACGCCGGTGCTACGGTGGAAGTGAAGTAG
- the rpoB gene encoding DNA-directed RNA polymerase subunit beta — translation MQNPSNGARERVDFSKIKTTIPIPNLIEVQKKSYERFLQMDLLPNEREDGGLQSVFSSIFPITDFRGLSQLDFVDYSIGNWECKCGSLKGLHHLRSTCRACGASIQTDPFHSGEVLCGKCGTFNRNIVTFCNRCGDPVGLQLKYDVPECEERGMTYAAPLKVTIRLTVYDKDAETGTKTVRDIKEQEVFFGEIPLMTNNGTFIINGTERVIVSQLHRSPGVFFERVAAQGYFLGKIIPYRGSWVEFEYDSKNLLYVRIDRKRKFYGTVFLRALGLKTDSEIIKAFYQVRDIQIKSSKLFWKLVPRPVERDKSQHLPADPLIGLKLSYAVVKGGETVVPQGRKITNSVYRDMMKAKVEHVEVASNDLEGAHVATDVIDMETGEILVEANQELTQAGIARIMEAGITGFEIFFPERDDVGNVVSATLRKDSVKAQNDALLEIYRKLRPGDPPTLDTANALFQGMFFDPRKYDFSRVGRMKFNIKLHDKADATSLDKRTLDQDDFIQTITYLLRLRRYAGQPESPYRVDDIDHLGNRRVRAVGELLENQFRIGLVRMERAIKEKMSVYQEMSTAMPHDLVNAKPVMAAIREFFGSSQLSQFMDQTNPLSEITHKRRLSALGPGGLSRERAGFEVRDVHPTHYGRICPIETPEGPNIGLISSLSCFARINEYGFIESPYRRIVDGMLTDEVRVLNPGDASLKVGDVLGREDLERQNAELEKKGKQTIEYEAHCDYLSAWEEDKYIVAQANVEIDDTGRIVKDLVNARQAGNFELKTREEVEYMDVSPKQLVSVAASLIPFLENDDANRALMGSNMQRQAVPLLRAEAPFVGTGMEKVTARDSGAVVICRRAGTVDSVDSERIIVRVDGSIHEGQMSREVGADIYQLTKFKRSNQNTCINQKPVVRVGQRVRKGDVLADGPCTEFGELALGRNVLVAFMPWRGYNFEDAIVVSEKLVKEDYYTSIHIEEFEIEARDTKLGPEEVTRDIPNIAESFLKNLDESGIIRIGANVKPGDILVGKVTPKGETQLTPEEKLLRAIFGEKAGDVKDASLYCPPGIEGTIVDCKVFSRKGAELDERSRWIQEQQVERLHRNLEDEKRILNDERAKRLLGLFEGQELLADLHDEKTNKKLLSKGQDLDRDVVERLRGRDLKRMRLKERNPRLNEQIDEIEEMTSRQIAVLEKITEEKIAKLKKGDELPPGVIKLVKVYVAMKRKLSVGDKMAGRHGNKGVIARTVPEEDMPYLPDGTPVEIVLNPLGVPSRMNVGQILETHLGWAAKALGVNFATPVFDGASENDIKTRLEKAELPTSGKITLYDGMTGTAFEQPVTVGYIYMLKLSHLVDDKIHARSIGPYSLITQQPLGGKAQFGGQRFGEMEVWALEAYGAAYILQELLTAKSDDVFGRAKIYEAIVKGEAAAEPGVPESFNVLIRELQSLCLDVELIKSVVEGVDTALAAD, via the coding sequence ATGCAGAATCCTTCCAATGGCGCCCGAGAGCGCGTCGACTTCTCGAAGATCAAGACAACGATTCCGATCCCGAACCTGATCGAAGTGCAGAAGAAGTCGTACGAGCGCTTCCTGCAGATGGACCTGCTGCCGAATGAGCGGGAGGACGGCGGGCTGCAGAGCGTGTTCAGCTCGATCTTTCCGATCACGGATTTCCGTGGGTTGTCGCAGTTGGACTTCGTCGATTATTCGATTGGGAACTGGGAGTGCAAGTGCGGATCGCTGAAGGGGCTCCATCACCTGCGGTCGACGTGCCGGGCCTGCGGAGCTTCCATCCAGACCGATCCGTTTCATTCGGGGGAAGTGCTTTGCGGCAAGTGCGGCACGTTCAACCGGAACATCGTGACCTTCTGCAACCGCTGCGGCGATCCAGTGGGGCTGCAGTTGAAGTACGACGTGCCGGAGTGCGAGGAGCGCGGCATGACGTACGCGGCGCCGCTGAAGGTGACGATCCGGCTCACGGTGTACGACAAAGACGCCGAAACGGGGACCAAGACGGTCCGGGACATCAAAGAGCAGGAAGTGTTTTTCGGCGAGATTCCGCTGATGACGAACAACGGGACGTTCATCATCAATGGGACCGAGCGCGTGATCGTGAGCCAGTTGCACCGCTCGCCGGGCGTGTTCTTCGAGCGCGTGGCGGCGCAGGGGTACTTCCTCGGGAAGATCATTCCCTATCGCGGTTCGTGGGTGGAGTTCGAGTACGACTCCAAGAATCTGCTGTACGTGCGCATTGACCGGAAGCGGAAGTTCTACGGCACGGTGTTCCTGCGGGCGCTCGGCTTGAAGACCGATTCCGAGATCATCAAGGCCTTCTACCAAGTTCGCGACATTCAGATCAAGAGCTCGAAGCTCTTCTGGAAGCTCGTGCCGCGGCCGGTGGAGCGGGACAAGTCGCAGCATCTGCCGGCGGATCCGTTGATCGGGTTGAAGCTTTCCTACGCGGTGGTGAAGGGCGGAGAGACGGTGGTGCCGCAGGGCCGCAAGATCACCAACTCGGTCTACCGCGACATGATGAAGGCGAAGGTTGAGCATGTGGAAGTGGCGTCGAACGACCTCGAAGGCGCGCACGTGGCCACCGACGTCATCGACATGGAGACGGGCGAAATCCTCGTCGAAGCGAACCAGGAGTTGACGCAGGCCGGGATCGCGCGGATCATGGAAGCCGGCATCACCGGATTCGAGATCTTCTTCCCCGAGCGCGACGATGTGGGCAACGTGGTTTCGGCGACGCTGCGGAAAGATTCCGTGAAGGCGCAGAACGACGCGCTGCTCGAGATCTACCGCAAGCTGCGGCCGGGCGATCCGCCGACGCTCGACACGGCGAACGCGTTGTTCCAGGGCATGTTCTTCGACCCGCGCAAGTACGATTTCTCGCGCGTGGGACGGATGAAGTTCAACATCAAGCTGCACGATAAGGCCGACGCCACCTCGCTCGACAAGCGGACGCTCGACCAGGACGACTTCATCCAGACGATCACCTACCTGTTGCGGCTGCGGCGCTACGCCGGTCAGCCGGAGTCGCCCTACCGGGTGGATGACATCGATCACCTCGGAAACCGGCGTGTGCGCGCGGTGGGCGAACTGCTTGAGAACCAGTTCCGCATCGGCCTGGTGCGCATGGAACGGGCGATCAAGGAAAAGATGTCGGTATACCAGGAAATGTCGACGGCGATGCCGCACGACCTGGTGAACGCCAAGCCGGTGATGGCCGCCATCCGCGAGTTCTTCGGGTCCAGCCAGTTGTCGCAGTTCATGGATCAGACGAACCCGCTGAGCGAGATCACGCATAAGCGGCGACTGTCGGCGCTCGGACCGGGCGGTCTCTCACGAGAGCGAGCCGGGTTCGAGGTCCGCGACGTGCACCCGACGCACTACGGGCGCATCTGCCCGATCGAGACGCCGGAAGGTCCGAACATCGGGCTCATCTCGTCGCTGTCGTGCTTTGCGCGCATCAACGAGTATGGCTTCATCGAGAGCCCGTACCGGCGGATCGTGGACGGGATGCTCACCGATGAAGTGCGCGTGCTCAATCCGGGCGACGCCAGCCTAAAGGTGGGCGACGTTCTCGGTCGCGAGGACCTGGAGAGGCAGAACGCCGAACTCGAGAAGAAGGGCAAGCAGACGATCGAATACGAGGCCCACTGTGACTATTTGTCGGCGTGGGAGGAAGATAAGTACATCGTCGCGCAGGCGAACGTCGAGATCGACGATACCGGCCGGATCGTGAAAGACCTGGTGAACGCCCGGCAGGCCGGAAACTTCGAGCTGAAGACGCGCGAGGAAGTGGAATACATGGACGTGAGCCCGAAACAGCTTGTTTCGGTGGCCGCGTCTCTGATTCCGTTCCTTGAAAACGACGACGCCAACCGCGCTCTCATGGGATCGAACATGCAACGGCAGGCTGTGCCGCTGCTGCGGGCCGAGGCGCCATTCGTGGGCACGGGGATGGAAAAGGTCACGGCGCGCGATTCGGGCGCGGTGGTGATCTGCCGGCGCGCCGGCACGGTGGACTCGGTGGACTCCGAGCGCATCATAGTGCGCGTGGACGGCAGCATTCACGAAGGCCAGATGTCGCGCGAAGTGGGCGCCGATATCTACCAGTTGACGAAGTTCAAGCGCAGCAACCAGAACACGTGCATCAACCAGAAGCCGGTGGTGCGGGTGGGCCAGCGCGTTCGCAAGGGCGACGTGCTCGCCGACGGACCGTGCACCGAGTTCGGCGAACTGGCGCTGGGCCGGAACGTACTTGTGGCGTTCATGCCGTGGCGGGGGTACAACTTCGAAGACGCGATCGTGGTGAGCGAGAAGCTGGTAAAAGAAGACTACTACACCTCGATCCACATCGAAGAGTTCGAGATCGAGGCGCGGGACACCAAGCTCGGGCCGGAAGAGGTGACGCGCGATATTCCGAACATCGCCGAGTCTTTCCTCAAGAACCTCGACGAGAGCGGGATCATCCGGATCGGCGCGAACGTGAAGCCGGGCGATATTCTCGTCGGCAAGGTGACGCCGAAGGGCGAAACGCAGTTGACGCCGGAAGAGAAGCTCCTGCGGGCGATCTTCGGTGAGAAGGCGGGCGACGTGAAAGACGCCTCGCTCTACTGCCCGCCGGGCATCGAAGGTACGATCGTCGATTGCAAGGTATTTTCGCGCAAGGGAGCGGAACTGGACGAACGGTCGCGCTGGATCCAGGAGCAGCAGGTGGAACGCCTGCACCGGAACCTCGAAGACGAAAAGCGAATCCTCAACGACGAACGGGCGAAGCGCCTGCTCGGGCTGTTCGAGGGCCAGGAACTGCTGGCCGATCTGCACGATGAGAAGACGAACAAGAAACTGCTCAGCAAGGGGCAGGATCTCGATCGCGACGTCGTTGAGCGGCTGCGCGGGCGCGACTTGAAGCGCATGCGGCTGAAGGAGCGGAATCCGCGGCTGAACGAGCAGATCGACGAAATCGAAGAGATGACGTCGCGGCAGATCGCGGTGCTCGAGAAGATCACCGAGGAAAAGATCGCCAAGCTGAAGAAGGGCGATGAACTGCCGCCGGGCGTGATCAAGCTGGTGAAGGTCTACGTCGCCATGAAGCGCAAGCTTTCGGTGGGCGACAAGATGGCCGGACGCCACGGCAACAAGGGCGTGATCGCGCGCACGGTGCCGGAAGAAGACATGCCGTATCTGCCGGATGGCACTCCGGTGGAGATCGTGCTGAACCCGCTCGGCGTTCCATCGCGCATGAACGTCGGCCAGATTCTCGAGACGCACCTCGGGTGGGCGGCCAAGGCGCTGGGCGTGAACTTCGCGACGCCGGTGTTCGACGGAGCGAGCGAAAACGACATCAAGACGCGGCTGGAGAAAGCGGAACTGCCGACCTCAGGCAAGATCACCTTGTACGACGGGATGACGGGAACGGCCTTCGAGCAGCCGGTGACGGTGGGCTACATCTACATGCTGAAGCTGTCGCACCTGGTGGACGACAAGATTCACGCGCGGTCGATCGGGCCGTACTCGCTGATCACGCAGCAGCCGCTCGGCGGCAAAGCGCAGTTCGGCGGCCAGCGGTTCGGCGAGATGGAAGTGTGGGCGCTCGAAGCCTACGGAGCGGCATACATCCTGCAGGAGTTGCTGACGGCGAAGTCCGATGATGTGTTCGGGCGGGCGAAGATTTACGAAGCCATCGTGAAGGGCGAGGCGGCGGCCGAACCGGGCGTGCCGGAATCGTTCAACGTGTTGATTCGCGAATTGCAGTCGTTGTGCCTGGACGTGGAATTGATCAAGAGCGTGGTCGAGGGCGTGGATACGGCGCTCGCGGCTGACTAA
- the rpoC gene encoding DNA-directed RNA polymerase subunit beta': protein MYRSSPYDRSNLIADFDSIRISLASPEKIRSWSHGEVTKPETINYRTFKPERDGLFCARIFGPIADWECLCGKYKRMKHRGVICDKCGVEVTLTRVRRERLGHVELASPCSHVWFFKGLPSRIGYLLDITLRDLERVLYFEAYVVVDPGEVEELSRGEVMTDERKRALDEQYRGKYVAMMGAEGIKELLKKIDVEALSVEIRERMKVEQSQQKKLKFAKRLRVVESFRKSGNKPQWMILDVLPVIPPELRPLVPLDGGRFATSDLNDLYRRVINRNNRLKKLIELHAPDVIVRNEKRMLQEAVDALFDNGRRGRVLRGANNRPLKSLSDTLKGKQGRFRQNLLGKRVDYSGRSVIVVGPELKLHQAGLPKKMALELFKPFIYHRLEQRGHCTTIKQAKELVEQQDPVVWDILEEVIRDHPILLNRAPTLHRLGIQAFEPVLVEGKALRIHPLVCTAFNADFDGDQMAVHVPLSPEAQIEAHVLMLASNNILSPAHGSPIAVPSQDMVLGLYYLTKARKGAKGEGRTFASTDDVLIALEMGEVETLSAIKLRHTGRVIDLVKAFDNQDIIHSEPIEYNKQYMDTTVGRVILNDVLPDGMPYINGLLKKKGLTQLVQYCYLKFGLQTTVGMLDEIKNLGFLYATRAGISIGIDDMVVPSNKADLVLDAERQVMEVRTQYLEGAITTGERYNKIIEIWSKVTERVSEEMFKKMETDDKSGFLNPIFIMADSGARGSRQQIRQLSGMRGLMAKPSGEIIETPITANFREGLNVLQYFISTHGARKGLADTALKTADSGYLTRRLVDVAQDVIIYEKDCGTMDGIEVEAITEAGETIERLSDRIVGRVPLEDVIDYENTVIVKTNQEVTEELANQVEKAGIERVKIRSVLTCESRRGVCELCYGRNLATGRLVERGEAVGVIAAQSIGEPGTQLTMRTFHIGGAATRAAEQSTQDAKSAGFAKYLGINTVHNAKGEIVAMNRNGILAVVDDKGREKERYQVVYGAKILVEDGAPVHANQVLLEWDPYTFSILTEVSGVVKFKDMTEGMTIQEQVDEITGMSQWVVIDSPDHKHLPQIVIAPAGHHARSDEKKYLMPTHAHLMVTEGEEVHAGDVLAKIPRATTKTKDITGGLPRVVELFEARKPRETAIIAEINGTVRYGEITKGYRKISVVAEDGEQKEYQLPRGVHIRVQEGERVTAGEPLMDGPLNPHDILKVKGQKELQKYLVNEIQEVYRLQGVNINDKHLEVIVRQMMRWIRITDIGDTEFLPEEVVDKFKFREENDRVISAGQNPAQGQAVLLGITKASLSTDSFISAASFQETTRVLTEASINGKVDYLRGLKENVIMGRLIPAGTGMEYYRRVKIAGEDVVEEEQLPDAELGMAEGIPGYDDETRNLFSGSLAEEPGEEPLGEVE from the coding sequence ATGTACCGGTCTTCCCCCTACGATCGTTCCAATCTGATCGCGGATTTCGACTCGATTCGAATCTCGTTGGCTTCTCCGGAGAAAATCCGGAGCTGGTCCCATGGCGAAGTCACCAAGCCGGAAACGATCAACTACCGGACGTTCAAGCCGGAGCGGGACGGGTTGTTCTGCGCGCGCATCTTCGGGCCGATCGCGGACTGGGAGTGTTTGTGCGGCAAGTACAAGCGGATGAAGCATCGCGGCGTCATCTGCGACAAGTGCGGCGTGGAAGTGACGCTGACGCGCGTACGGCGGGAGCGGCTGGGCCACGTGGAACTGGCGAGCCCGTGCTCGCACGTGTGGTTCTTCAAGGGGCTGCCGTCGCGCATCGGCTACCTGCTCGACATCACGCTACGCGACCTCGAGCGGGTGCTGTACTTCGAAGCCTATGTGGTGGTGGACCCGGGCGAGGTGGAAGAGCTTTCGCGCGGCGAAGTGATGACGGATGAGCGGAAGCGGGCGCTCGACGAACAATATCGCGGCAAATACGTGGCGATGATGGGCGCCGAGGGCATCAAGGAGCTTCTCAAGAAGATCGACGTGGAAGCGCTCTCGGTGGAGATCCGCGAGCGGATGAAGGTAGAGCAGTCGCAGCAGAAGAAGCTGAAGTTCGCCAAGCGGCTGCGGGTTGTGGAAAGCTTCCGGAAGTCCGGCAACAAGCCGCAGTGGATGATTCTCGACGTGCTGCCGGTGATCCCGCCGGAACTGCGTCCGCTGGTGCCGCTCGACGGCGGCCGGTTCGCGACATCGGACCTGAACGACCTCTACCGCCGCGTGATCAACCGGAACAACCGGTTGAAGAAGCTGATCGAGCTGCACGCTCCGGACGTGATCGTGCGCAACGAAAAGCGTATGCTGCAGGAAGCCGTCGACGCGCTGTTCGACAACGGGCGCCGCGGCCGCGTGCTGCGCGGGGCGAACAACCGTCCGCTGAAGTCGCTCTCGGACACGCTGAAGGGCAAGCAGGGCCGATTCCGGCAGAACCTGCTCGGCAAGCGCGTGGATTACTCGGGCCGTTCGGTGATCGTAGTGGGTCCTGAGTTGAAGCTGCACCAGGCCGGGCTGCCGAAGAAGATGGCGCTCGAGTTGTTCAAGCCGTTCATCTATCACCGGCTCGAGCAGCGCGGACATTGCACGACGATCAAGCAGGCGAAGGAACTCGTCGAGCAGCAGGACCCGGTGGTCTGGGACATCCTCGAGGAAGTCATCCGCGACCATCCGATTCTGTTGAACCGCGCGCCGACGCTGCACCGGCTGGGAATCCAGGCGTTCGAACCGGTTCTGGTCGAAGGGAAGGCGCTACGCATCCATCCGCTGGTTTGCACGGCGTTCAACGCCGACTTCGACGGCGACCAAATGGCCGTGCACGTGCCGCTGTCGCCGGAGGCGCAGATCGAAGCGCACGTGCTGATGCTCGCGTCGAACAATATTCTGTCGCCGGCGCATGGATCGCCGATCGCGGTGCCGTCGCAGGACATGGTGCTGGGCCTCTACTACCTGACCAAGGCGCGGAAAGGCGCCAAGGGCGAGGGCCGAACATTCGCCTCCACCGATGACGTGCTCATCGCGCTCGAGATGGGCGAGGTGGAAACGCTGAGCGCGATCAAGCTGCGCCACACCGGCCGCGTGATCGATCTCGTGAAGGCGTTCGACAACCAGGACATCATTCACTCCGAGCCGATCGAGTACAACAAGCAGTACATGGACACGACCGTCGGGCGCGTGATCCTCAACGACGTGCTGCCGGACGGCATGCCGTACATCAACGGGCTGCTGAAGAAGAAGGGCCTGACGCAACTGGTGCAGTACTGCTATCTGAAGTTCGGCCTGCAGACGACGGTGGGAATGCTCGATGAGATCAAGAATCTCGGGTTCCTCTACGCCACGCGCGCCGGCATTTCGATCGGCATCGATGACATGGTGGTGCCCTCCAACAAAGCCGATCTCGTTCTTGACGCCGAACGGCAGGTGATGGAAGTGCGCACGCAGTATCTCGAGGGCGCCATCACCACCGGTGAGCGCTACAACAAGATCATCGAAATCTGGTCGAAGGTGACCGAGCGCGTGTCGGAGGAAATGTTCAAGAAGATGGAGACCGACGACAAGTCGGGCTTCCTGAACCCGATCTTCATCATGGCCGACTCGGGCGCCCGCGGTTCGCGGCAGCAGATTCGCCAGCTTTCGGGCATGCGCGGACTGATGGCGAAGCCGTCGGGCGAGATTATAGAGACTCCGATTACGGCGAACTTCCGCGAAGGGCTGAACGTGCTGCAGTACTTCATCTCGACGCACGGCGCCCGCAAGGGCTTGGCGGACACGGCGCTGAAGACTGCGGACTCCGGCTACCTGACGCGGCGGCTTGTCGACGTGGCGCAGGACGTGATCATCTACGAGAAGGATTGCGGCACGATGGACGGCATCGAGGTGGAGGCCATCACCGAAGCCGGCGAAACCATCGAGCGGCTTTCCGACCGTATCGTCGGCCGCGTCCCGCTCGAGGACGTGATCGACTACGAAAACACGGTGATCGTAAAGACCAATCAGGAAGTCACCGAGGAGCTGGCGAATCAGGTCGAGAAAGCCGGCATCGAGCGGGTGAAGATCCGTTCCGTGCTGACTTGTGAATCGCGGCGCGGCGTGTGCGAACTCTGCTACGGCCGTAACCTCGCCACCGGACGGCTGGTGGAGCGCGGCGAGGCCGTGGGCGTGATCGCGGCGCAGTCGATCGGCGAGCCGGGCACGCAGTTGACGATGCGTACGTTTCACATCGGCGGCGCGGCGACGCGAGCGGCCGAGCAATCGACGCAGGACGCCAAGAGCGCCGGTTTTGCGAAGTACCTCGGCATCAACACGGTGCACAACGCCAAGGGCGAAATCGTGGCGATGAACCGCAACGGCATCCTGGCCGTGGTGGACGACAAGGGCCGCGAAAAGGAACGCTACCAGGTGGTGTACGGCGCCAAGATCCTGGTGGAGGACGGCGCCCCGGTGCACGCCAACCAGGTGCTGCTCGAGTGGGATCCGTACACGTTCTCGATCCTCACCGAAGTGAGCGGCGTGGTGAAGTTCAAGGACATGACCGAGGGCATGACCATCCAGGAGCAGGTGGACGAGATCACCGGCATGTCGCAGTGGGTGGTGATCGATTCGCCGGACCACAAGCACCTGCCGCAGATCGTGATTGCGCCGGCGGGCCATCATGCGCGCTCCGATGAGAAGAAGTACCTCATGCCGACCCACGCGCACCTGATGGTGACGGAGGGCGAGGAAGTGCATGCGGGCGACGTCTTGGCGAAGATCCCGCGCGCGACGACGAAGACGAAGGACATCACGGGCGGTCTGCCGCGCGTGGTGGAACTGTTCGAGGCGCGCAAGCCGCGCGAGACGGCGATCATCGCCGAAATCAACGGTACGGTGCGCTACGGCGAGATCACGAAGGGCTACCGGAAGATCTCCGTGGTGGCCGAGGACGGCGAGCAGAAGGAATACCAGCTTCCGCGAGGCGTCCACATCCGCGTGCAGGAAGGCGAGCGAGTGACGGCGGGCGAGCCGCTGATGGACGGTCCGCTGAATCCGCACGACATCCTGAAGGTGAAGGGCCAGAAGGAGCTGCAGAAGTACCTGGTGAACGAAATCCAGGAAGTCTACCGGCTGCAGGGCGTGAACATCAACGACAAGCACCTCGAGGTGATCGTCCGGCAGATGATGCGCTGGATCCGGATCACCGATATCGGCGATACGGAATTTCTGCCGGAAGAGGTTGTGGACAAGTTCAAGTTCCGGGAAGAGAACGATCGCGTGATCTCGGCCGGCCAGAATCCGGCCCAGGGTCAGGCGGTGCTGCTCGGGATCACGAAGGCTTCGCTTTCGACGGACTCGTTCATTTCGGCGGCGTCGTTCCAGGAAACCACGCGCGTGCTCACGGAGGCGTCGATCAATGGAAAGGTCGACTACCTGCGGGGCCTGAAGGAGAACGTGATCATGGGCCGGCTGATTCCGGCCGGGACGGGTATGGAGTACTACCGGCGCGTCAAGATCGCGGGCGAGGACGTGGTGGAAGAAGAGCAACTGCCGGATGCCGAGCTCGGGATGGCCGAGGGCATTCCGGGGTACGACGACGAGACGCGGAACCTGTTCAGCGGATCGCTGGCCGAGGAGCCGGGCGAGGAACCGCTGGGCGAGGTCGAGTAG
- a CDS encoding TA system VapC family ribonuclease toxin, translating into MIAVDTNILVYAHRRDSPSHARAAAAVQSLAEAAAPWAIPWPCVHEFLSVTTNPRIFKPPTPLELAIRQVEIWLESPSLRLLSEPAGYWDELRAACLSGKIRGAQVHDSRVHAICRVGGVRELWSADRDFSRMRGLTITNPCLG; encoded by the coding sequence ATGATCGCCGTGGATACCAATATCCTGGTCTATGCTCACCGGAGGGATTCTCCGAGCCACGCCCGTGCCGCCGCGGCGGTACAGAGTCTGGCCGAAGCCGCCGCGCCGTGGGCGATCCCGTGGCCGTGCGTGCACGAGTTTCTTTCCGTGACGACGAATCCTCGGATCTTCAAGCCGCCAACGCCACTGGAATTGGCGATCCGTCAGGTGGAAATCTGGTTGGAATCACCCAGCTTGCGGCTGCTGTCCGAACCGGCGGGCTATTGGGATGAGCTGCGAGCGGCCTGTCTGAGCGGGAAGATACGCGGCGCCCAGGTGCACGACTCTCGTGTTCATGCGATCTGTCGTGTTGGCGGAGTGCGCGAATTGTGGTCAGCCGACAGGGATTTCTCCAGAATGCGGGGACTCACGATTACGAACCCCTGCCTCGGTTAG